In a single window of the Tellurirhabdus bombi genome:
- a CDS encoding TIGR01777 family oxidoreductase, with the protein MPQTVLITGGTGTVGRPLTRLLQAKGYQVSYLSRSGKPIQHIKVYQWDPSNGRIDAEAVAAADYIIHLAGAGIADSRWTDSRKREILQSRTQSTDLLVRTLAQTSHKVKAFISSSAIGYYGGDTGNQPLTENSAPGKDFMAEVTVAWEQAAEAIAHLGIRTVKLRIGVVLSVEGGALSKLIMPVKWGVGSPLGSGQQHISWIHIDDLCRLFLEAMESPDWQGVYNAVAPAPVTNETLTRHIAEALKKPLWLPNIPAALLRLILGEMAVVILGSSNVQNKRIKESTDFNYLFKDSHMAICNLLNK; encoded by the coding sequence ATGCCTCAAACCGTATTGATTACCGGCGGGACCGGTACTGTTGGCCGTCCGCTAACCCGCCTTTTACAAGCCAAAGGGTATCAAGTTTCTTACCTCAGCCGCTCCGGCAAGCCAATTCAGCATATCAAAGTTTATCAATGGGACCCCTCTAACGGACGCATTGACGCAGAGGCCGTTGCTGCTGCCGACTACATAATTCACCTGGCGGGTGCTGGTATTGCCGATAGCCGCTGGACAGATTCCCGCAAGCGCGAAATTCTTCAAAGTCGTACTCAAAGCACCGATTTATTGGTCCGTACGCTAGCCCAGACAAGTCATAAAGTAAAAGCTTTTATTAGTTCATCGGCCATTGGCTATTACGGCGGAGATACTGGAAATCAGCCTTTAACGGAAAATAGTGCACCTGGAAAAGACTTCATGGCCGAGGTTACCGTAGCCTGGGAGCAGGCGGCTGAGGCTATTGCTCATTTGGGTATCAGGACGGTGAAGCTGCGGATCGGCGTGGTTCTGAGCGTGGAAGGCGGAGCGCTTTCAAAGCTTATCATGCCTGTAAAATGGGGCGTTGGATCGCCGCTTGGATCAGGACAGCAGCATATCTCCTGGATTCATATTGACGACCTTTGCCGGTTATTTCTGGAAGCAATGGAAAGCCCTGACTGGCAGGGAGTTTACAATGCGGTTGCGCCAGCACCCGTGACTAATGAAACACTGACTCGTCATATTGCTGAAGCGCTAAAAAAGCCGTTGTGGTTACCCAACATACCTGCCGCTTTACTCCGACTGATTTTAGGCGAAATGGCTGTTGTGATATTGGGCAGTAGCAACGTGCAGAACAAGCGTATAAAGGAAAGTACTGATTTTAACTATCTTTTTAAAGACTCGCATATGGCAATATGTAACCTGCTGAATAAATAA